A section of the Diabrotica virgifera virgifera chromosome 8, PGI_DIABVI_V3a genome encodes:
- the LOC126890511 gene encoding mitogen-activated protein kinase p38b-like: MSNFHKVEVNKTVWEVPSRYQSLTTVGSGAYGQVCSAQDTLTNKKIAIKKLARPFQTAVHAKRTYRELKLLKHMRHENVIGLLNVFYPKEDNSQIYLVTHLMGADLNNIIRTQKLTDDHVQFLVYQILRGLKYIHSAGVIHRDLKPSNIAVNEDCELKILDFGLARPTETEMTGYVATRWYRAPEIMLNWMHYNQTVDIWSVGCIMAELLTGKTLFPGTDHIHQLNLIMEVLGTPPEDFMQKITSESARNYMRSLPPMPKKDLQRYISGANPLAIDLLGLMLELDSEKRITAEQALAHAYLTAYADPNDEPISAPYDQSIEDMNLPVEKWRELVLQEVDSFVYIPPQNDE, from the coding sequence ATGTCTAATTTCCATAAAGTCGAAGTAAATAAAACTGTATGGGAGGTGCCGAGTAGATACCAATCGCTCACTACAGTGGGATCAGGTGCATACGGCCAAGTTTGTTCAGCACAAGATACactaacaaataaaaaaatagcaaTAAAGAAATTAGCCCGTCCTTTTCAAACAGCTGTTCATGCCAAGAGAACTTACAGAGAGTTAAAGCTGCTAAAACATATGAGACATGAAAATGTGATAGGACTCTTAAATGTATTTTACCCCAAAGAGGACAACAGCCAGATATATTTAGTTACTCATTTAATGGGAGCTgatttaaataatataatcagAACACAAAAATTAACAGACGACCATGTGCAATTTTTAGTTTATCAGATACTGCGAGGTTTGAAGTACATACATTCTGCAGGCGTAATACATCGAGACTTAAAACCATCGAATATAGCTGTAAATGAAGACTGTGAATTAAAGATTTTGGATTTTGGTCTAGCTAGGCCTACTGAAACTGAAATGACAGGATATGTGGCAACTAGGTGGTATAGAGCCCCAGAAATTATGCTTAACTGGATGCACTATAACCAGACTGTAGATATTTGGTCAGTGGGATGTATTATGGCAGAATTATTAACGGGGAAAACTTTGTTTCCTGGTACAGATCACATTCATCAACTCAATTTAATAATGGAAGTTCTAGGTACACCACCTGAGGACTTCATGCAGAAAATTACATCTGAAAGTGCTAGAAATTATATGCGTTCTTTACCTCCTATGCCTAAAAAAGACTTACAAAGATATATATCCGGTGCTAACCCTTTAGCTATAGATTTACTGGGACTAATGTTGGAGCTTGACAGTGAGAAACGGATAACTGCAGAACAGGCTTTAGCACACGCTTATCTTACAGCTTATGCAGACCCCAATGACGAGCCTATTTCAGCCCCTTATGATCAAAGTATTGAAGATATGAATTTGCCAGTTGAGAAATGGAGAGAGTTGGTACTTCAAGAGGTGGATTCATTTGTTTACATCCCTCCACAGAATGATGAATGA